The following is a genomic window from Nitrosomonas communis.
TTGCAGCAGCATCAGATAAATCTGCGAGAATAAGCGGATACAATTCACGAACAATGTAATGCTTCAGGCAGCGTTGAATTTCTTTGTTTGACATCCCTTGAGCAGCGCGTCGTGCCACATAACTTTGGGTTCTTGGTTCGCTGCGCATAAGTACCATCGCGATGGTCCATAACGCGTTGTTTGCAGATCGATTGCCTCCTCGATTTAATCGATGGCGGATAGTTTTTCCAGAGGAAGCCTGCAGTGGATTTACTCCACATAACGCAGCCAAGGCCGCTTCATTCCTTAAACGTTCTGGATTATCTCCCGCTACGGCAATAAGTGTCGCTGCCGTTTGCGGCCCGACTCCAAACTGATTTCGAAGGCGCTTCGCTGATTGACTTGTCAAACGATCAAGCGTCACATCGATCTCTTTTAGTTCCGCTGAAAGCATTAGCCAGCGCTTGGCCAGCAAACGAAGTGTTGCAGCTAATGTTTTATGCAAAACACTGCCTTTTGCCTTCCGAAGTCGTGCACAGCCTGCTACGCATTCCTCCGGTTTGGTTTTCCAGAGTCGTTCACGCAGATCATTCGGTGCACTGATTAATAACGATCTGAGTTGATTGATGGTTTGTGTTCTTGCCTTGACTGCACTACGTCTGGCAACCGATAACATACGCAGCGCTTCAGCCACGCCTGACTGTGACTTTGGCGTTGCCGTTGCATTACCGGAAAGTACTGTGCGTGCTGCACTCTCAGCATCAGTCGGATCAGATTTTCCTTGAAGTCGGCGCTTGGCACGATCAGGACGATTGACTTCCCATACTTCAATACCCTGTTCGCGCAATAAACGGGCAAGACCAGCGCCATATGTTCCTGTACCCTCAACGCCAGCACGACGAACATTTCCTAATGATCGTGCCCACGTCAGTAATTTCAGATAACCTGCTCTATTAGTCGGTATCGAAGTAAGTATCCCTATCACTTTACCTTGATCATTGATGACCACGCCAACATGGGTATCTAAATGGGTATCAACGCCAAGAATAACTTCATTTTTAACCAGTGTGCCGTCCATATTCATACTCCTTAATCAAGATTAGTGCATTACCAACCCCAGTTACCGGACAGGACACTCACGGTGCAAATTCAAGGCTCCTATTAGGTCACGAGTATTGGGCCCGGCAACGCTCGGGGAATACCTGGACCAGATCGACAGGTCAACGCAAAGGCACTTCGCCAATCCCAGCACGGGTCAGATCAAGTCAGGCATTCCATGACATATTAAACTGAGTATCCCAGCAATCGCGTTTGCCACTCATGGAAGAGACTATGTCCAGTTGTTTCAATCTGTCCTGGTAATCATGCGCACAATATTGGCTACCACGATCCGAGTGAAGAACCAACCCCTTTTCTGGCAGTTTTCTATCAGTTGCGCGAAACAAAGCCTGTATAATCAGATCCGTCGTCATCCTCTCATTCATGGCATAGCCTATTAATTCGCCATTAAATAGCTCTTTTATGCCAGCCAGGTACAGCCAGCCTTCGTCTGTAGGAATATGGTGATATCGCTGACCCACGCTTTGCCAGGTGCGCTAACAGCAAACTCTCGTTTCAAAATATTAGGAGCGAACGGTAAATGATGTTTAGAATCGGTCGTGACCTTGAATTTACGCTTTTGCTTACAACGCAAATTTAGCTTCTTGCGAAGCGCTCGAACACGGTATGCTGTAATCTGCACACCCTGATCTACCAGCTCACATGCAAGCGTTTCACGCCGTAGGTCTCGCGGGTGCGTTGGTGTGCTGCCAGTATTTCTATTACCAGCCGTGCATTTTTCTGTTCACGCTCACAAGGTGGGCGAGTATTCCAGGCATGAAAACCACTCTCTGAAACATCGAGTACACGGCACATAAGTGCAACCGGATATTGCTGTCGCAGCGTATCAATCATGCCGTATCTCACCGCGACTCCTTCGCGAAATAGGCCGCACACTTTTTTATGAAATCTCTCTCCATCTTCACTTCTGCCAGCTCACGTTTGATCCTGGATAACTCCAGTTCAAGCTCAGTCAGTGAGTTCTGCTTTTTACCTACAGTTGTGAGTTCGCCTTGCCGGTCAGCATAAACCCAGTTCTTTAACGTTCCTTTAGGTAAAGATAATCGTTTTGCTGCTTCAACCAGAGTTAATCCACTTTCTTTAAAAAACTTGACCGATTGCTCGCGAAATTCCTGGCTATATCGTGTTCGGGGTAATTGTTCCATCTATATCCTCCATTTCATGTCTATATTTTATGAAACTTTGGACTCCATAAAACTCAGCATACCTCACGTCAACATAGCAGGATTAATGCGAATGTTAGCTGCAACTATTATTACTTCAAAGTCATCATTATGCTTTTACCAGCACTGTCAGTGCGCCGGTTAGTCCTTCGACTACACGTGCCATCTCGACATAGTTGAGCTCTCCGGGGGTATCACTGGCCCGATGATAGTGCGGGTAGCGATAGAATGCTGTATCGGTGACCATCACTGCCTGATAGCCTTGCCGCCAGAACGAAATCTGATCACTCCAGGAAACGCCCGGCACGATGGTGGGGCTGGCAAGCGTCTCGTACGGAAAATCCGAGCTGGCAGCGAACGCCGCCGCGAATTGTTTGAGCGCACGGCGTGAGTTGAGGTTGGACACGAAGCCGATAAAATTGCCACGATCAGGGTAGAGCCAGCGCAGTAAGGGAGGATAGCTCTGGCTGCCTGGCTCTTCGCTGTAGCAGCCGAGCATCTCGAACGAGAGCATGATACGGATATTATCATGTCGCTCACGTGCAGCCTGCGCATAAATCTTGCTTCCCATTTCACCGAAATAGAAGAATGGCGATTCTTCATTCACGAACGCCACTAGCCGCAGTGTGCGCTCAGGTTTGGCTCCGACGAGAAATCGTGCGATCTCGAGTAGCGCGGCGACGCCGGAAGCGTTGTCATCTGCGCCCGGGCTGCCCGACACGGTATCATAGTGTGCGCCAGCGAGCACAATCTCACTGGCCTGCTCCCTGCCGCGTATCTCGATCTCGAGATTCTCGCTCCATACGCCGCCTGCATCATAGCCCTGAGCGTGAACTTCATAACCCAACTGGCTCCAGGTATCACGAATATAGTCGGCAGCAGCGTACAACGCTTTCGGCTGCCACACGTTGCGTTCGCCGATCTCACTTGCAAGCTTCTCAACATGCAGCTGCAGCCGTTGTTCAAGTAGTGGTTTCATTTTGTTTTACCCCCTGGATGTCGTTGCCAGATAATCATCCCATCTCGCCAAACTTTTCGCACCCGATGAAACGGGACAGTATGCAATGTGCCATCTTCCTCTTCCGCCTCGAAGGCAAAGTGCTGACCTGGCTCGATGATTATTCGCTCAAGTGGTATACGCTTGTGCTGGTGCTCGATTTTATCCTCGTAGGCAAGCTCAAATTTTCCCTTCCCGAATTCTGGATCCCAGCGGATGCGCGCGAGCAGCTCGTGAATCGGAATCATGATGATTCTCTACGTAATCTCACAGTAATGTATGCAAGATCTGACGATTCAGTTACCTCGAACGTTACCGGCAAGAACTGTTCAATCAGCCACATCGCGGTACGCGCATGCAGTGAGATATGACGCGTGCTGAATGAGCCACCGCCTAGAAGCGCGAGATAAACAAGTATTTGATCAGCTGCGTGGATATCGAGCGCAGCACCCGCGGCAATATCTGTAGCAAGCTCCTCCCCCACAGCCTCACCCAACGTCTCCGCAGTGACGCCCCACTCTGCCACCCGCGCTGCACCCCGCACAGTATGCTCACTCTCGAGCCAGCAGGTGATAGCGCCACCTGCACCGAAAGCTGCTTCGCGACCCAAAACCTGCGTCTCGATCCTCGCGTGCGTACCGTATGTGCCAAGCCGGTTAAGTACCGCCTGCTTCATTCGTAGCGCAATATGCTCAGGAAGATTAGTCACGTGCGCAAGCCCGGAGATGGTTTTGCTGTATCCAGACGCCTCGAACACTGCGGATGAGAGCATTGCCGGCTTTACTGCGAGCTCGATCTCGCCACCACCTTGTGGATAGTAGCCGCGGCGTAGCACGCACATAGTCACTTGTGCACCGAGTCGTTTGATCAGCGGGATAAGCACTGCACGCAAGTAATCCGCAGCGGGTGCCTGCCGCACGTCAGTACCGCCGGTGATATGCACCTTGCAAGGTAGCTGGGTCGCCAGCATGACCGGCAGCAAGGCTTGCAGCACCAGCGTAATGCTGCCTGCCGTGCCTACATCAAAGCGATAATCGCCACCCTGAAGCGTTGCCGGTCCGAAAACAATTTGGTCTGATCGCAAGGCGAGGCCTTCGATGTTCGCACCGCAAAGCTTGCCCACGGCGTGCACCCCGGCGAGGTGCTGTGCGGCAAGACCGGGTTTGTCGCGTCGTGTACGAATATTCATAATACGCACATCGATACCAGTAATGGCAGACAATGCGACGGCAAGCCGCAGGAGCTGACCACCGCCTTCGCCATAACTGCCATCAATCTCAAGCATAAGTTACCCCCAGAGAAAATAGCGGTGTGCGCCTGGCTTGAGGCTCGGAATACGTTGAGCGGCATCGAGCATCACCCGTGCGGCAAATGTGGCAACGTCAAACCGTCCCTCCAGCAGCAACGTGGCATGCGCACCTGTTCGCTCAGTACCGGTACGTTCGAGCAGGATACCGCGGCCTTCCTCCTCCAGGGCGGCAATGCTTTCCACTTCGAACACACGTGTCTGCTCACCGACGAAGAGCGGATCAGCAGCGAGAGCAGCCTCAACTTCATCGAGCGACGTCCTCCCTGAGCCCGCTACGTCCTTTACGTTCTTTGCGAACTCAACATAGACATAGCGGGTCAGTTGCCCCTGCCCATCACGCATCTCGGTGGAAAGTGCACCTTTTATACCTTCGATATTTTCTACCATTTCGGTATGATGAAGGCTCGCACCTGGTCGGCTGGTGCGCTTGGTGCGGCCATCAGGAATTAAGGTGGTAAACGCGCGCTCGAACAAAGGCAGCATGCCCGGGTTCCATCCTGCCCCAACAATAGCGCACGTATGATGATGGCGCGCCGCATTGCCGATGGCATCATAATGCGTCTCAAGTGAAGGCCCTTCCAGCACCGCATTCTCAACGATCGGTATTTCTGCTTGGAGCAATTCGCGTACTACGCCAAGGACGATCTCTGCGGGTACACAGATCAAGGCGACATCAACACGCTTCAAGTCACGAATGTGCGTAACTACCGGAATCTTGCCAAGTGGATCGGGCAATTTCATCGGTGAAACTGGACGCCGAACCACCCCAGCCAATGCCAGATAATCGGTATTACGTAATGCCATTGCACAAGCACGCCCTACTCGCCCAAAGCCGATGACCACAATGTTAAGCTTCGCCATGAGTCTTCCCTCCGTACCTCTTTAGGAAAAGTGTTTGCTGAGCTGTCTAATTTTTTGGGTTATCTTCCTGTTCGACCTCTCTTTTTACATCAAGTGCCATCCAGATAGGTGTGTATCCTAAGGTTTAATCTTTGTTCCCAGCACTTGCAGGAATTTGGCGAGCCAGTCAGGATGTGCCGGCCAACCCGGAGCAGTAATCAGCTTGCCATCGACATGGGCCTGATCCATTGGAATATCCCTGTACTTTCCACCTGCACGTGTGACGTCCGGTGCTACCGCCGGATAAGCAGAACATGCCTTACCCTCGATGACTCCGGCTGCCACCAGCAGTTGCGCGCCATGGCAAATGGCAGCAATAGGTTTGTTCGCTTCTGAAAAATGTTGCACTATTTTGATGACTTTTTCATTCAGACGAATATACTCAGGCGCGCGCCCGCCAGGAATGAGCAGCGCGTCATAATCTTCTGCCTTAACCTTGGTAAAAGTAGCATTCAACGTAAAGTTGTGGCCTGGCTTTTCGCTATAGGTTTGATCTCCCTCAAAGTCATGTATGGCCGTGCGTACAGTCTCACCCGCTTTCTTTTTAGGACAGACCGCATGGACGGTATGCCCCACCATCAACAGCGCTTGGAATGGGACCATGACCTCATAGTCTTCCACATAATCGCCTACCAGCATCAAGATTTTCTTTGCACTCATTATGAACTCCTTTTTATTGTGTTTTGCGAGTTATCTTTCTGGCAGCTATTGTAGCGAATGGGATGCGGTAATGGATCGACCGATAGTCCATCCAAGCTGGCTAATGCTGAGAAATTGCGAACAGTTATAGCACCTCACGGTTAATTCCATTTCTAAATCAAAGCTGACTTTGTCAGCTTCGCCTTGCCGTCTCATCGGTACGGTCTGCAGCTCGTCTTCGCGTCATATTTCATTTAGAAATGGAATCACTGGCTGATCATAAAGATAAGAGAGTGCCTGCAGCAGCAGGACCGATGCTCAGCTCTCTTGTTGAAATTAACGACGAGGCCTAAGGTTTACGGCCACTCACGATACTATAATAGCCAAAAGCTTTCTGAATTTGAATTTGCTCAAATCCGATTTCCCTGAGCATCGCTGACAATTCCTGACCGGAATATTGCTTGCCCTCAGTCCAGCCCAGCATCATCATGCTGAATGCTGCGGCAGCGAAAGGACCGGTTTTTTCATCATTATAGAGCATCTCATGAATAACGATCCGTCCGCCCGATTCCAGACTATTGAAACTTTTCGCCATCAAAAAGTGACATTTTTCTGGCAACCAATCGTGAAACATATTGGAGAAAAAGTGCAGATCGGCAGCAGGCCACTGATCGCGCCAGATATTGATCTCACACGTTTTAACGCGGTCCTGCAGCTTGTACCGGGTAATATAGTTCTGCGCAATCTCACACACCTGGGAGAAATCCAGGATATATGCCTGTAAATCTGGCCAACGCAAGGCCGCACCAATCGAATGCGCGCCAGAACCTCCCCCAATATCCAGCATCATCCGGTGCTGGGATAAATCCATGACTTGTGGCCAAACGAGCGCTGGTGTCATGCTGATACTGTGCATGCCGCAGGTGAAGCGTTGGAGCAATTCGATCTGCTCCTCATGAGATTTGAAAATATCGCCTCCTCCGTATGCCTGGGCAGAATCGGTAAGGGCAGCTTTCTCCAGACCCGCATAGGTAGATACTTGGTAATTGTCGATCATCAGATCCCAAAAAAATCCGAAGTAATTAGGACTGTCTTCGAGCAGATATTCCTTACTAACCGGGGTCAGCGAATAGCGCCCCTCTTGTAAGGATAAGAAGCCTAATGCAGTTGCCGTCGTCAATATCGCTTCGGCCGGACGCTGCGCTATGTTCAGTGCCTTGCAAATTTCCGGCAAAGTATGGGAATTTTGAGCTAATAAAGGAAAA
Proteins encoded in this region:
- a CDS encoding DJ-1/PfpI family protein, producing the protein MSAKKILMLVGDYVEDYEVMVPFQALLMVGHTVHAVCPKKKAGETVRTAIHDFEGDQTYSEKPGHNFTLNATFTKVKAEDYDALLIPGGRAPEYIRLNEKVIKIVQHFSEANKPIAAICHGAQLLVAAGVIEGKACSAYPAVAPDVTRAGGKYRDIPMDQAHVDGKLITAPGWPAHPDWLAKFLQVLGTKIKP
- a CDS encoding M28 family peptidase, which produces MKPLLEQRLQLHVEKLASEIGERNVWQPKALYAAADYIRDTWSQLGYEVHAQGYDAGGVWSENLEIEIRGREQASEIVLAGAHYDTVSGSPGADDNASGVAALLEIARFLVGAKPERTLRLVAFVNEESPFFYFGEMGSKIYAQAARERHDNIRIMLSFEMLGCYSEEPGSQSYPPLLRWLYPDRGNFIGFVSNLNSRRALKQFAAAFAASSDFPYETLASPTIVPGVSWSDQISFWRQGYQAVMVTDTAFYRYPHYHRASDTPGELNYVEMARVVEGLTGALTVLVKA
- the rtcA gene encoding RNA 3'-terminal phosphate cyclase translates to MLEIDGSYGEGGGQLLRLAVALSAITGIDVRIMNIRTRRDKPGLAAQHLAGVHAVGKLCGANIEGLALRSDQIVFGPATLQGGDYRFDVGTAGSITLVLQALLPVMLATQLPCKVHITGGTDVRQAPAADYLRAVLIPLIKRLGAQVTMCVLRRGYYPQGGGEIELAVKPAMLSSAVFEASGYSKTISGLAHVTNLPEHIALRMKQAVLNRLGTYGTHARIETQVLGREAAFGAGGAITCWLESEHTVRGAARVAEWGVTAETLGEAVGEELATDIAAGAALDIHAADQILVYLALLGGGSFSTRHISLHARTAMWLIEQFLPVTFEVTESSDLAYITVRLRRESS
- a CDS encoding DUF504 domain-containing protein, translated to MIPIHELLARIRWDPEFGKGKFELAYEDKIEHQHKRIPLERIIIEPGQHFAFEAEEEDGTLHTVPFHRVRKVWRDGMIIWQRHPGGKTK
- a CDS encoding methyltransferase, with the protein product MARDIFSSIQVPQVDDRPLWDVVFAIYGYPALLLAHRLKIFPLLAQNSHTLPEICKALNIAQRPAEAILTTATALGFLSLQEGRYSLTPVSKEYLLEDSPNYFGFFWDLMIDNYQVSTYAGLEKAALTDSAQAYGGGDIFKSHEEQIELLQRFTCGMHSISMTPALVWPQVMDLSQHRMMLDIGGGSGAHSIGAALRWPDLQAYILDFSQVCEIAQNYITRYKLQDRVKTCEINIWRDQWPAADLHFFSNMFHDWLPEKCHFLMAKSFNSLESGGRIVIHEMLYNDEKTGPFAAAAFSMMMLGWTEGKQYSGQELSAMLREIGFEQIQIQKAFGYYSIVSGRKP
- a CDS encoding IS110 family RNA-guided transposase, producing MDGTLVKNEVILGVDTHLDTHVGVVINDQGKVIGILTSIPTNRAGYLKLLTWARSLGNVRRAGVEGTGTYGAGLARLLREQGIEVWEVNRPDRAKRRLQGKSDPTDAESAARTVLSGNATATPKSQSGVAEALRMLSVARRSAVKARTQTINQLRSLLISAPNDLRERLWKTKPEECVAGCARLRKAKGSVLHKTLAATLRLLAKRWLMLSAELKEIDVTLDRLTSQSAKRLRNQFGVGPQTAATLIAVAGDNPERLRNEAALAALCGVNPLQASSGKTIRHRLNRGGNRSANNALWTIAMVLMRSEPRTQSYVARRAAQGMSNKEIQRCLKHYIVRELYPLILADLSDAAAIT